CTTTGTTCTCGGTCTGCCCCCTAAAGGTTCGTTCTTCTCTCTGTGGTCATGTGTCCTTGAGTGTTTTGAAAGGtgattgtaaataaaatgtataattactATTACTGTTATTAATATTAGGTTGTGATGTCCTCACacacagatcagctgatctgtcttTGGAGACTCACTGGGTTTGATCTGTTGGATCAGTGGCATCATCGAcgatttaaaactgaaacagtagaagatgagcaCTAATGTGGGCGGAGCCAAAGAGTCTGGTCTTTACCTCGTAGCAGGACATGATCATCTGGTTGAGAAGCGTCGACACAGAATAGAAGGACCCGGTCATTATAcctgagaacacacacatgtattGACAGAGGTGTGTCTGACCCATGAGTGTTGGTGTCtcattaaccctaaccctctccaGGGGAAATAGATCGTCAACTTCAGTTGTCCAGAATTTggaaaaataatagaaaaaaggGTGAAAGTCTGTTGTTGTGGCCGTTCTCACCGTAGCTGATGAGGAGTAGGACAAAGGGTTTGTTCTTCATCAGGTTGATGATGGACTGTCTGTAGGAGTAATCCTCAGGAGTCGAGTCTGGAAGGACAGCCTGAGCCTGACTGGGAGGGAGTGGGGGCCGGTCCTTTATGACTGGAGAACACAGTCTGTGGTGACTTAACAGTAAAATGGACTGATAAAACTAGacatattcattttaaactaTACTGGATCCCCAAAAAATGTCCAACTCTCTTCAATATAATACATCAACACttccaaaaacagacaaacccACCAAAACACTTTTTCACTGTCACTAATTCTACACTATCTGTGCCTACCAAAAAAcgcactctgaatgtttccttctccaaagaaaagttcctctcatctgtttgggtcctttctgtctttgtctgatcaggagttctgctcagtaatgatgaaaaatcagctccaaatatctgattgtctttattctgtcaataCAATAAACACTGAATCATACatgactgatccagagactctgattggctgtgacatcaccgatcacagccaataggagcgtctgatgtagagacgtgactctagacgtcAGCAACAAAAATGGAGGTtactgtttgattgacagacttTAGCACCCCATtacagacagaggacagagtacagagctgGTCAGCCCCCTCATGTCGCTCTGCTCTCACATGTTTGGTCACCTGACATGAGTCTGAGGTTAGTGAATCATAAATCCCCTGAAACTAGAACAGATGTAGCTCCCATGACGGAGggcaatgtgtgtgtctgtgtgtgtccttgctCCACACCTATGACAGTGAGGACAAAGAGGGCAGTGGAGACGGCGGCGGTTCCGTAGAACATGACTCTGATGTTGTGGCCCGTCAGCTCGTCATCATCAATGTTTGGAACTAAAACTGGAGGCAACAGGAAGCCTATGGCCGTTCCCAGCTGGGGACGAGAGACAtagagatacagagagagagagagataactGCATTCTGTGTTATCATGTCACACATATTATATGAGTATATTTATCTTCTATGATaaagtttttgttgtgttaaatgtgttgTTACAGTCTGACACTGgaggaggattttttttcacTATCTGACAACCCAGaagtgacatttatttattactggCACATTTTTAACAGGGCACTTTATCTGATTTTCATccgtttgtgttttctttgtctttatttctttgtctctctcctctcacctggttctgtttatttatttatttatttatttatttctctgtctctctcctctcacctggttctgtttatttatttatttatttatttctctgtctctctcctctcacctggttctgtttatttatttatttatttctctgtctctctcctctcacctggttctgtttatttatttatttatttatttatttctctgtctctctcctctcacctggttctgtttatttatttatttatttatttctctgtctctctcctctcacctggttctgtttatttatttatttatttgtttatttctctgtctctctcctctcacctgGTTCCCCAGGACGGCCGCAGCGCAGGCGGTGGACACCTCCCGGGGTCCGAACCAGACCGAGGCGATCCGGGAAGGCAGGCCGAGGATGAAGACCTGCGCCACGGAGCAGACGACCTGCGCGGTGACGGTGACTCCGAACAGGTCGGGCCGGACGCTGGCGGTCTTGAGCCAGGCTCCGGCGCAGTTGAGGCCGGAGCCCAGCAGCGCTGTGAGCCGCAGCCCCCTCCGGTCCAGCAGCCAGGTGGCCGGGAAGATGAGCGGCACGTAGGCCAGCATGTAGACGATGGAGAGCCAGTCCACCTGGCCGTTGGTGACCCGGTAGAAGTCGGTGAACACGTTGGTGATGATGCTGTACTGGATCCACTGGAAGGCGTTCACCAGCGAGTACAGGCTGAACACGGCCAGCACGGCGAACCGGCGCCGGTACAGCCGGGTCTGCAGCCTCTTCCTCcgccgctcctcctcctcctcctcctcggccgCCTCCCCGCCGCCTCCGTCGGGCAGCATCGCCTCTCTCTCATCCGGAGCGTCCTTCTCCGGCTCCGGTGCGGGCTCGGTGTCGGTGTCCACTTGCCGAACCCCGCCCGACGAATCGGGACTCTTCCGGATTACAGTGACGTCGGCAGGTGCGGCGGGGTCCGCGCGCAGATGCTCCTGCACGAGCTCACCGGCGACCATGATGCCTGTCCCGGAGGCTGCGACCTTAGACTCCCGCCGAAGAGACACCGGAGTACTGACACCGGATCAGCAAACCCACCGAGTCCACGTGGTGCTCATCCTCCAgatccctgtctgtctgtctgtctgtctctctctctctctctctctctgtgtgtgtgtgtgtgtgtgtgtgtgtgtgtgtgtctgtgtctctctctctcgtgccTTGCTGACACGCCGCCTTCCGATGCCCATGAGCCAATAGCAGAGCAGCACGAGCCTGAAATGTGTGACCATAACTGCCATGAAATAAtaacgataataataataataataataataataataataataataataatagcgGTGTGTAATACAGCACCGTGTATCTGACTACATTCTAttaaaactgtgtttctgttccacagaagaacatttttatattttatatttgaggATTCTGAACTCTCCTGTAGTTTTTAATTATATCCCATTAGCAGCACacattaataataaagaaaaacatctcaaTTCTCCTCAGATCATCATCTGCTCTAATCCTAATCCCCACGACACACGGGGGTCCGCCCACCGTGACGTCACCTTCCGGCCCGTGTTCAACACGCAGTTCGTAACCAGGATGTAGATTGTGCAgttgacctgctctgttctgtgCTGATTGGGTGGTTcggtctgtcagtcacactgtagccccgcccctagccctccccttctttctggtctgtttccctTAAATGGAGCTTCGTTTAAAAAAACgatgttaataataaataaacgaGTTAAATAGAacaaattgtgaaaataatcaCACCAGTGATGCAGCAGAAGTGAAGTTGTGGTGAattgtgtgaatgagtgtgttgTGACTAAAATGTGTATTAATGACTTTAACCTTTGAGCTCGTTATCCTAATAACTTAAATGTGATTGAGCTGAAAGGGAATCGAACCTGTAACTTTTGGTGCTGACGGTAACTCCGCTGACGCTTCCTCCAGTTtcctgttgccatggaaaccccTGAGCGCGCTTTGGCTCGTTCATGACggtaaacaaataaacagcctGCCGCCATGTTCGGAGCCGAGCAGCGGGCTCTGCTGGAACTCAACCTGCGGAGGGAGACGTGGTGCCGGGTGGAAGACGACCCCCGACGGTCCTGGGAGCGGGCCGAGAGGCGGCACTACCGCGGACACCTGCGGACCAGCCCGGCCCTCCTCAACGCCCTGACCGGCCAGCAGCGCCCCGGGGCGACCCGCATCGAGCGGCCGGCCCCTGCTAAGCTCCCGGAGAGACGGCACTTCGAGGAGAGCCGTAAGGAGACTTTTCTGACCTGGGGGGGGTAAAGTTTAACTCTGACTATCCTTTATATGTAAAAAAGGTATATACAGTCCAGGTAGACCTCCACGCTGTCTCCAGGTTCTGCATTCAAAGGTCTGAGTCCTCAGAGGAAcccgtcaggacttctgggactttgtgatgtcacaatgaagcTGTGCCGCCCACCTACACCACCCAAACTTTACGATTTCCTCtgagctctgctctgctgttctcTCCTCCAGATCAGTCCCACCTGGTGTGAAGAGCTGCAGCCGACCGAGACTCCACACATCAGACCTGAACACtcagcattttatttcagaaaacaagTCCAATAAAGGCCTGTAAAAACCAGTTGGTGTCCTTCAGCAGCTCAGATGTGTGAAAAACCTAAAAACACACcacaaacctgtgtgtgtcagtgtgtgtcagtgtgcgtcAGTCTGGGGAACAATCTGTGTGCGTTCTGTGTCGTGACAAGCTGAACAGTTTGTGGAGAcagacctttgacctcagcGATGTAGCGGCAGGAGGCAGAGATGTTTCTGGGCTCGTTCCTCACCTGggggacaggaagtggagctgCACTCAGCATCCAAATGTGTTTGACCCAGTTGAACGGTTTCAGACTCACCTGCTTGTCGAGCCCCAGAGCAGGAGAGTCCGTCTCCAGACAGATGTGTTCCAGCGGCAGCTGCTTGAtaagtttctctctctgtggatGGATTGAGATGAAGCTCAGAGGAGCCAACTGACAGAAGATCAACCATTAAGAGTCAAAACTGAAAATCAAGTGTTCCATTTACAGGATTCAACTGGCTCTCATGGCTTTTCGTattattcaatttatttaagATTGTCTGCTCAGTCACACAACCAGAACATCCCAtttgtctcatttgttttttgtgtatttataatAATTGACAGGTTTCACGGTTCGGACCCAGACTCTGggcccaggtccaggtccaggtctatCATTAGTCCCTGTTAAATCAGGGTTTGTCTCCATGGCGGGGGGAATATATTGTGCTTCATCAGTATAGTTTATATGACTGGACCAAATATCAGTTTAAGTTTTATGGATTTAGTGAATGTGCGAACAAAGCGGTTTCTGTCATTCATGTCAGGATGTAAACTCATTCTTTAATATAATGTTCAACTTCCTGTTGGAGACCCACCTGCTGATTCCTGCAGACCGCTGGTGGAAAGGAGAAGTAGTAACCGGCCTTCACACCTTCCAGAGCGACCGATGGCTTCCCCGCAAAGTTATGAAGCAGAGCGCCGCGGATACCTGTCAGGAAGTCAGACAGTGGGGTGAGCTGCTGCTGCGTCTGCGGTGTGGACCTGACACAATGATGGACGCCCACCCTGCTCTCTCATGGTCTCTATGGTCACTTTGGCAGCTGATCGTGAGTGGATGTTCCTGTGCACAGTAAAACAGTAAGGAATAAGTGAGAAGAAAGGCCATTTCCCCATAGATTTAAATACAATCCGAGTTCTTTTTACAACCAATGACCACCAGTTGCCCCCTGATTGTCagtagatagaatgaaggtttaaggagCTGGCTACACTTTACAGATCCAAAGTCCAGGTCCTGTCGATCAGGCAGCTGAGGAAAGTGCAACAAAGAACCAGTCAGTCCAGAGAAGGATCTCTATGAAGAGGTGAGTTTTCAGGAGCTCTGGACCTCGGTCGTTCAGCCATGTGATCAAGAGGATCTCTTCAAAGAGAAACTCCTCTCAAAACCCTGACAGGACAACCTGGATCTGATCTAATAGATGCTGAAGTTAATCCTTAATCCATCTACTGAAGTGAATCTGAACCCCTCACGTGGACTACAGCTGACAGACAGTTAATGAAACATAATGTGCTCACACAGGAAGGTCCAGTTGTTTGGCAACGTCGAGCTGTTTCAGGAACACAGTCACTTGGTTGTCTCTGTCCTGCTGAGTCGGCGTGCACCACGGCGTGAAGTCTAAACCGATCTGCAACCAAAAGTACACAGGAGCAGCTGAGCCAATGGCCAAAGGTTCAAATGACACAGTCTACTACAAACACATACTCGtggtttccttcttttcctgataaaaacaGTGTAAAGCAGAATACACCAAAGAAAAGCTCCACAAGTCACAAACCTGTGTGAACTCTGGTGTCGTGCAAATTAAGGAAGCGTCCAATGTGTGTCCCGTGAGACCATCTAACACCTGAAATCTGCTCTAACAAACACATATTTCCCCCACACTTGAGGACtaaaagaatgtgtgtgtgttttttgcacTTGGTATCACGTCCTTGGAGGGGACACAGAGTTTAGAGCCTTGAGAGGGAGGACGTTTGGTCTGGTCctctgtgtgtgcgcatgcgtTTACCTCTCCAATAGCCACAAGGTGTTCCCTGTGTTTGTAGAAGAGCGGCAGGGCTTCATCCAGGTCCTgtgaagaaaatatgaagagCTGGATACACCAAAGCagtaatttgtctgtcagccatcttggtttttttaaaccacatttgGGGGGTGGGTTGCATGTAATATTTATAAATCAACTTTGTTCCAGTTTCAAAGCCctgaataaagaaatattttcaaaacagGATGGAGGTCTGTAGAACAGCAGCCTGTTGTATTAACACCAGAGTTAATCCTGGCTAAGATGACCTCAACACTGTCCTGTCAGTGAAAACCATTACATTTCAGTCAGCTGCCTTATTTGGATTCTTCACTTGAGAAGATTAAACACAAAACCTTGAAGAGAATCAGCTGTGTTGGCAGGACTCAAACGTCTCACCTGTATGTGCCTTTCAGTATTTTAAATAACGGCCcaaaaaaccaaataaacacaCCCTCCTCGCCTCCAGGCGCCTCAGAAACGCACCCCTCCTCACACTGCTTTCTTCAGCTGGGACTGGATAGAGTTACTCTCCTTAGTTCAATAATCACAGGATGGATGTGGTGCTGTCTGTTTGACTACCTGAAGCTTCACACTGCGCTGCTCAGGCCCCCCACAGCTCTGCAGGGGATGGACCCCCAAACATGGAGCCACCAGATCCGGATAGCTGTGAGAagggaaagaacaaaaacagcaggcATAACAACCCTAAGCTCTCCAGCTGAGAGCAGCTGTATGAGACCAActcagcatttttattttgtaggaaCTTCAGAGAGTCGGCTCTGTAAAATAAACCAGACCACATGATCTACATTTTATAGGCAGCTACACACTTCACACGTCCTTGGACTGATTATATAACATGGAGACAATCAGACctttgctgcagctgcagaactCTGTTAAACTCCCTGACTTCTTCTGTAACTGCAATCAGAGTCTTTACCCGGGCctgcgtgcgcgcacacacacacacacacacacacacacacacacagttatacaGTACAAGTGtctctatctgtgtgtgttctgaggCTTGAACTGACCTCCCTGGTCCTCTGGATCACATCCTCCAGGTCCTGCAAACAATATTAAACCCAAAGATATCAACTCGGACTTGGCTGTTAACGGTGACTGTAACTTTTGGAGTGTACATGCTGCTTTTAGTGaagaaacataaatatattatattttataacaGGTCTGCATGCTGAATGAACTTTGCTGGATAGATGTTTAGCTAGCAGCTTCTTGGACACTTTCAGACCTACCTCTTCAAACTCGCGGGCTGATATGTGACAGTGACAGTCGACAAAGACACTctccattaaaaaacaaagttatgagagctaaacacaaaaaaaaaaaaaaaaaaacaaaacaagaaagctGTGATTTTTGTCGATTTCGTCGAACCTGACCGGCGGATATGTTCATTCTGCACCGCCAGCTTCGTTGTTCCTATCGGACGGATTTGGCGGAAGGATCAGGAAGTAGATATGCACTTCCGGTTTACgtcaaaaatataaacagactTGGCGGTAAAGATGTCCGCCGTGGAGGCTGAAAACTGTCCCGGAGATGGAACAAATAACGAACACAGAGTTCAGCTGACATCGAAGAAACAGGTGATGGAGCAGATGGGTGGATATAAGGACCTTCTGAGGACAGCTCTCCGGGGACAGGCGGACATTCCCGCGGACACACAGAGGGCTCTCCTGCAGGAGCTCCTGGCGGTGAGTCGAATCAGACAATCGGGACAAAACCGATTCGTTTATTTTTACGGCTACATGAAGTTGAAGTTTTCTTATCTAAAGTTTGTTCACACGcagttaaaacaaagaaacataaagGTCCCTTAAATGTTGTTCGAGATGAACAGCCAACATTCAGGACGAAGTGAAATCTGATTCGGTGTTTGCGgtcatttagtttagtttcagtCAGAGAAGGCGTGTTAATAAAACACCAGCCGAATGTTTCAGCTGTGATCTGGATCTGTGCAGAACTTTGAGGCTGCGGTTCAGGACAACGTGCTGGTGAACGGACTGCCGTGGGAGGAGGCGCCGGACGCCGAAGGTGATTCACCGTCTTTGACCTGACTTCACCTCCTTTATCAGCCTGTTTTTGTCAGACTCGGTTCTGTCTCTAACGCACAGCAGAAGACTGGGGAGCTGATCTGGACAGCCTCCTGGACGACACCATCGTTGAGACCAGCAGGCGGCGCCGGAAGTTCCCCAGACAGATCCTTCCACATGTGGTTCATTCTCTCAAAACTGAACGGAAACTTATGGTGGGTGTGTGAGAATTCACTTCTGTGTCCGACTGGAAGCCAGTGCAGAGACCATGGTTTTACTTGGTGCTAAAGATGCTTTATCTCATTATTACAAAATTTCAGTTCAATGGGGAAAAAGGGAAAggcatcaaaatgaaaactacatAAAATgagcacaacaacaaagaggaaTGTGTTTAAGTTTTGTCTTTAACAAACacgctgctgctgtttttcagggACTCTATGAAAAGGCTGTCAAACCCAAACAGGTTGTTCAAGACCCTGATCAAGgtcattacacacagacacacacgcttcccgccacatttttcttttatcactgGTAATATTTGTCTGTGGTTTGAGGTTGTGTTCTCACAGCTTTACACTGGgctgtttttgctttcatatCATCAGGAAGAACTACTTCTCTTTAACACAACGGTTTGAAAGTTTCACCATCCCTGAACTGAAATACCTAAATCAGTGTGTTGGTGGTTGTCAGCAGATTAATAGTGAACTGTGTCAGGATTAATCCAGAGCCTGCTGCGGCCCATTCACAGTATCAAAGGCAGAGACTCGTGGTCCgacatcttttttatttccttccaaTGTGCagttattgtgatttttttttttttttaggggaaaATGTCAGCATCATGAAGAACAATTACAAAACAACATGATATGTAGTAAAAAATCATCTGCATCTAAAATGGAGTTGGACTCATAACACATAGTGGAACATCAAGAATTGTTTTGATGTttcacatatatatgtgtggaCATCAGTCTTCcttattgatgtgtgtgttgttgtcgGTCCCTGCAGAGAGCATCATGACAACTTTGTCGGCTGCAGCTCCAGTGATGGTGAAACAGGCCATCCAGGTGATAAAGGTAACAGCCAACCTGCTGTCGTTCATTTTCATCCAACAGAACACAACTAGAAATATAAACTTATATGTCGTCTTTCCTTTACAGTCCATCAACACTCTGCAGAAACAAGCTGAAGGCCTCTGTGAGGTTCTCAACATGAAGCCAAGTTCCGCCTCCCTGGAGGTCCACAAGGAAGTCTTTGGACACAACGGCCATGCAGACGCTCCACGGGCTGCTGTGGGCGCAGCTGCTAGGAACAGGCAGCCAATCAAGAGAGCTGTGGAGGACGCAGCAGCCACAGACTGTTACGTGCCTCTCGCCAAGAAACCAGAACATCCAGAACGTCCTGCACATGGAGGAGGCTCAGAGTGAAGTCATAAAGCAACGGGGTTGGACTGTCCAGTTCGGTTGTTTTACGTGTTTattacatttctgctgcaggagAACTAACTCGCATTTCGAAAATACcagaataaaacagcagcatgaaGGACTAAAGTGAAACAGGTCAAACCAGATCATcccattagtttttttttttatcatctgaaTGTAGACCTCCATGTGTTTACTTCACAGCTGAACCTTTAACCAAATAAAATGAGgatcataaatgtatttaatacgAGCTGCGattctttctgtgtgaagaAATGATGAACATGAAACTTCTCACTCTGAAGCTCTGACCCTCCAGCTCAGATACAGCACATCTGGATCCAGGTGATTCAGGTCTGCTCTGGTCCCTGACACATGTCTTTTCTGAACTGTCCTTGCTGTTTCTTCTAAACCGGCAGCGACGCTGCAGAGTGAAAAGAAAGCTGAAGTGAAACTGCAGCCGGTTTCTCACCTGGCTGTCCTGACTGCACTGGACGCAGACTGACTCTTTGTTCTGTGGCAGCGCTGGTGAAGGACGCCATCCTGAGTCTCTGGGCTTCAATGATGTCAGACAGCAGGAACCAGATCCTGGAGGACGCATGTGAGGTGAGATCTCAGAACCTTTTTGTCGGCTCTGTCACagcaaggtcagaggtcactcagACCGTGTGTGTTCCAGGGCTCAGATGATAAAGGTAGGcggatgaagaggaaggagaagaacagAGTTGCAGCTCAGAAGAGTCgcaagagacaaacagagaaagctGACCTGCTGCACCAGGTGTGTGTGAAGGTCAGTCATCTGTCTGACTCAGTAAAGACTCTTCTCTTTAAAGGAGAGAGTGGATCCGAAAACGGAAGAAAAATATCTCTTCCAGAGTTCAGATCATTCTTTTGAGCAGAAAAATCCTGTTTCTGTAGTTTCAGGTAGTTTCTGTCTTACTCTGATTTTAAAGTTTACAGACTGACTCTCCTTCCTGTCTCGTCTTCAGGCCTGTGAGCTGCTGGAGCAGAGGAacaggaagctgaggagagAGGTGACCACgttcttcttctgctttattattattgtcgTGTTCTGGACCTGAACCAGCACTTCCTGTCCTCCAGGTGGATTTCCTGTTCGAGGAGCAGCGCCTGCTGACCGAAGCCCTCAGAGCTCATGAGCCTCTCTGTCCCATCATGCACTTCCTACTGACCCCGCCCCCATCTGACCTGCAGATGGACATCATGGCAGCCTGCTCTGTGTGATGCCAGCAGGCGGAGCCATTCTCCTGCCTCAGAAACAACACGTGAAGAGCGTCATCCAGTGGTCGAACAAGTTCCCTCAAAACACACCAGTAAAAGATGAGCTCATCCACTCCTCATTTAttataattgttgttgttgattctGATTTGCTTCAACTTCACCATTCATGTTTCTAAATCAGTCAATCAATAAAAAGTTTtcataattataaataatattaatattctgCTAATAAGAGCGATAGATTCTAAAATAAATTCAAGAATAATATCAATATTATAACTGTAATAATAAAAGTACACAATAAATAACATTTGCTGCAGCTCTAAAAGTGGTTggatataatttttttgaatTATTTAGAAAAATAGACACgttgaaattaataaatgaagacaATGATA
This genomic interval from Echeneis naucrates chromosome 24, fEcheNa1.1, whole genome shotgun sequence contains the following:
- the flvcr1 gene encoding choline/ethanolamine transporter FLVCR1 isoform X1, producing MVAGELVQEHLRADPAAPADVTVIRKSPDSSGGVRQVDTDTEPAPEPEKDAPDEREAMLPDGGGGEAAEEEEEEERRRKRLQTRLYRRRFAVLAVFSLYSLVNAFQWIQYSIITNVFTDFYRVTNGQVDWLSIVYMLAYVPLIFPATWLLDRRGLRLTALLGSGLNCAGAWLKTASVRPDLFGVTVTAQVVCSVAQVFILGLPSRIASVWFGPREVSTACAAAVLGNQLGTAIGFLLPPVLVPNIDDDELTGHNIRVMFYGTAAVSTALFVLTVIVIKDRPPLPPSQAQAVLPDSTPEDYSYRQSIINLMKNKPFVLLLISYGIMTGSFYSVSTLLNQMIMSCYENQELNAGRIGLTLVVAGMFGSILCGLWLDHTKTYKMTTLVVYTLSFLGMLVFTFTLDLDDIYLVFFTAGVLGFFMTGYLPLGFEFGVEITYPESEGTSSGLLNAFAQIFGIIFTLIQGKLTTDHGPMAGNLFLCIWIFFGILLTALIKSELKRHNVNTGADNNHLGLSSECPGAGPSDTKTNRVKLQESVSFSRETSL
- the flvcr1 gene encoding choline/ethanolamine transporter FLVCR1 isoform X2, producing the protein MVAGELVQEHLRADPAAPADVTVIRKSPDSSGGVRQVDTDTEPAPEPEKDAPDEREAMLPDGGGGEAAEEEEEEERRRKRLQTRLYRRRFAVLAVFSLYSLVNAFQWIQYSIITNVFTDFYRVTNGQVDWLSIVYMLAYVPLIFPATWLLDRRGLRLTALLGSGLNCAGAWLKTASVRPDLFGVTVTAQVVCSVAQVFILGLPSRIASVWFGPREVSTACAAAVLGNQLGTAIGFLLPPVLVPNIDDDELTGHNIRVMFYGTAAVSTALFVLTVIVIKDRPPLPPSQAQAVLPDSTPEDYSYRQSIINLMKNKPFVLLLISYGIMTGSFYSVSTLLNQMIMSCYENQELNAGRIGLTLVVAGMFGSILCGLWLDHTKTYKMTTLVVYTLSFLGMLVFTFTLDLDDIYLVFFTAGVLGFFMTGYLPLGFEFGVEITYPESEGTSSGLLNAFAQIFGIIFTLIQGKLTTDHGPMAGNLFLCIWIFFGILLTALIKSELKRHNVNTGADNNHLGHSRPEPPSPPGIQPAPPPSSVPSRR
- the spata45 gene encoding spermatogenesis-associated protein 45, producing MFGAEQRALLELNLRRETWCRVEDDPRRSWERAERRHYRGHLRTSPALLNALTGQQRPGATRIERPAPAKLPERRHFEESHQSHLV
- the tatdn3 gene encoding putative deoxyribonuclease tatdn3 isoform X2: MESVFVDCHCHISAREFEEDLEDVIQRTREARVKTLIAVTEEVREFNRVLQLQQSYPDLVAPCLGVHPLQSCGGPEQRSVKLQDLDEALPLFYKHREHLVAIGEIGLDFTPWCTPTQQDRDNQVTVFLKQLDVAKQLDLPVNIHSRSAAKVTIETMREQGIRGALLHNFAGKPSVALEGVKAGYYFSFPPAVCRNQQREKLIKQLPLEHICLETDSPALGLDKQVRNEPRNISASCRYIAEVKGFSHI
- the tatdn3 gene encoding putative deoxyribonuclease tatdn3 isoform X1; amino-acid sequence: MESVFVDCHCHISAREFEEDLEDVIQRTREARVKTLIAVTEEVREFNRVLQLQQSYPDLVAPCLGVHPLQSCGGPEQRSVKLQDLDEALPLFYKHREHLVAIGEIGLDFTPWCTPTQQDRDNQVTVFLKQLDVAKQLDLPVNIHSRSAAKVTIETMREQGIRGALLHNFAGKPSVALEGVKAGYYFSFPPAVCRNQQREKLIKQLPLEHICLETDSPALGLDKQVRNEPRNISASCRYIAEVKGLSPQTVQLVTTQNAHRLFPRLTHTDTH
- the nsl1 gene encoding kinetochore-associated protein NSL1 homolog isoform X2, with amino-acid sequence MSAVEAENCPGDGTNNEHRVQLTSKKQVMEQMGGYKDLLRTALRGQADIPADTQRALLQELLANFEAAVQDNVLVNGLPWEEAPDAEEDWGADLDSLLDDTIVETSRRRRKFPRQILPHVVHSLKTERKLMGLYEKAVKPKQVVQDPDQESIMTTLSAAAPVMVKQAIQVIKSINTLQKQAEGLCEVLNMKPSSASLEVHKEVFGHNGHADAPRAAVGAAARNRQPIKRAVEDAAATDCYVPLAKKPEHPERPAHGGGSE
- the nsl1 gene encoding kinetochore-associated protein NSL1 homolog isoform X1, which translates into the protein MSAVEAENCPGDGTNNEHRVQLTSKKQVMEQMGGYKDLLRTALRGQADIPADTQRALLQELLANFEAAVQDNVLVNGLPWEEAPDAEAEDWGADLDSLLDDTIVETSRRRRKFPRQILPHVVHSLKTERKLMGLYEKAVKPKQVVQDPDQESIMTTLSAAAPVMVKQAIQVIKSINTLQKQAEGLCEVLNMKPSSASLEVHKEVFGHNGHADAPRAAVGAAARNRQPIKRAVEDAAATDCYVPLAKKPEHPERPAHGGGSE
- the nsl1 gene encoding kinetochore-associated protein NSL1 homolog isoform X3, whose protein sequence is MSAVEAENCPGDGTNNEHRVQLTSKKQVMEQMGGYKDLLRTALRGQADIPADTQRALLQELLANFEAAVQDNVLVNGLPWEEAPDAEDWGADLDSLLDDTIVETSRRRRKFPRQILPHVVHSLKTERKLMGLYEKAVKPKQVVQDPDQESIMTTLSAAAPVMVKQAIQVIKSINTLQKQAEGLCEVLNMKPSSASLEVHKEVFGHNGHADAPRAAVGAAARNRQPIKRAVEDAAATDCYVPLAKKPEHPERPAHGGGSE
- the batf3 gene encoding basic leucine zipper transcriptional factor ATF-like 3 isoform X1 — translated: MMSDSRNQILEDACEGSDDKGRRMKRKEKNRVAAQKSRKRQTEKADLLHQVCVKACELLEQRNRKLRREVDFLFEEQRLLTEALRAHEPLCPIMHFLLTPPPSDLQMDIMAACSV
- the batf3 gene encoding basic leucine zipper transcriptional factor ATF-like 3 isoform X2, whose protein sequence is MMSDSRNQILEDACEGSDDKGRRMKRKEKNRVAAQKSRKRQTEKADLLHQACELLEQRNRKLRREVDFLFEEQRLLTEALRAHEPLCPIMHFLLTPPPSDLQMDIMAACSV